CTTGAAGTTATTGCCAAATATAACCGCATTTTTTAAATATGCAAAACAAGCTGCATTTTAGTTCAAGAAAGGAAATATTTCCTGGTTACATGTTCAATCCTTCTTTGGTCTCTTTGCTTTATTAATATTTTCTTGACGCTTTTGTTTCTTCTTCTGCTCTCGATCCCTGGCCTCAATCATTTTTGCCAGTTTCCACGACAACACTGCACTTGCTAAGAACAGTGGGGTTAGTGCCAAGATAACT
The DNA window shown above is from Heptranchias perlo isolate sHepPer1 chromosome 1, sHepPer1.hap1, whole genome shotgun sequence and carries:
- the smim15 gene encoding small integral membrane protein 15; amino-acid sequence: MLDIRGWAEYIVEWAAKDPYGFLSTVILALTPLFLASAVLSWKLAKMIEARDREQKKKQKRQENINKAKRPKKD